Proteins found in one Paraburkholderia caballeronis genomic segment:
- a CDS encoding sugar-binding transcriptional regulator, whose amino-acid sequence MSRSNEKLDLATRAAWLYYVAGNTQNEIAEKLQVSRPVAQRLVAFAVEKNLIRVRVDHRLADCLALADQLSKRYGLAMCEVVPVDSDSADEIDRKLAVAGAQVMERYLSEERPMVIAVSSGRTLKAAVDQIAQLERPQHRLVSMVGAIAQDGSSNRYDVALHISEKTGGKHFLLPAPLIADNEAERAQWCNHRLYRIVESLSGDADVAFVGIGNMGLNCPLHEDGFITSAEVRELMQLGAIAEMLGLPIDANGQRIDSATGRRVTSVRLDSPPKRPTIGFAGGERKRDAVIAALRGGWLSGLVTDEQSARAALAAEDAQATPKKTARRSTTDPLPR is encoded by the coding sequence GTGTCCAGGTCCAACGAAAAACTCGATCTCGCCACCCGCGCCGCGTGGCTCTATTACGTCGCCGGCAACACGCAGAACGAGATCGCAGAGAAGCTCCAGGTGTCGCGGCCGGTCGCGCAGCGGCTCGTCGCGTTCGCGGTCGAGAAGAACCTGATCCGCGTGCGCGTCGATCACCGGCTCGCGGACTGTCTCGCGCTCGCGGATCAGTTGTCGAAGCGTTACGGCCTCGCGATGTGCGAGGTCGTGCCGGTGGACAGCGACAGCGCGGACGAGATCGACCGCAAGCTCGCGGTCGCGGGCGCGCAGGTGATGGAGCGTTATCTGTCCGAGGAGCGGCCGATGGTGATCGCGGTCAGCAGCGGCCGCACGCTGAAGGCGGCCGTCGATCAGATCGCGCAACTCGAACGGCCGCAGCACCGGCTCGTGTCGATGGTCGGCGCGATCGCGCAGGACGGTTCGTCGAACCGCTACGACGTCGCGCTGCACATCTCCGAAAAGACCGGCGGCAAGCACTTCCTGCTGCCCGCGCCGCTGATCGCCGATAACGAGGCCGAGCGCGCGCAGTGGTGCAATCACCGGCTGTACCGGATCGTCGAGTCGCTGTCCGGCGACGCCGACGTCGCGTTCGTCGGGATCGGCAACATGGGCCTGAATTGCCCGCTGCACGAGGACGGCTTCATCACGTCGGCCGAGGTGCGCGAGCTGATGCAGCTGGGCGCGATCGCGGAGATGCTCGGGCTGCCGATCGACGCGAACGGCCAGCGGATCGACTCCGCGACCGGCCGGCGCGTGACGAGCGTGCGGCTCGACTCGCCGCCGAAGCGGCCGACGATCGGCTTCGCGGGCGGCGAGCGCAAGCGCGATGCGGTGATCGCCGCGCTGCGCGGCGGCTGGCTGTCCGGGCTCGTGACCGACGAGCAGTCTGCGCGCGCGGCGCTCGCGGCGGAGGACGCGCAGGCGACGCCGAAGAAAACCGCCCGGCGGAGCACGACGGACCCGCTGCCGCGTTGA
- the xylB gene encoding xylulokinase codes for MYLGIDLGTSEVKVLLLAADGRAIGTAGSPFTVSRPHPRWAEQDPQDWWEGTRRALHALRERHPDAFAQVRGIGLSGQMHGAVLLDARDNVLRPAILWNDMRAVDECTQLTDRAPQLHRVAGNLAMPGFTAPKLLWVARHEPRIFRDTACVLLPKDYLRLKLTGGKVSDPSDAAGTLWLDVAKRDWSDALLDACGMTRAQMPSLAEGSAPSGTLLPEVAREFGLRENVIVAAGGGDNATSAIGIGATQPGDGFVSLGTSGVLCVVGDRFRPNPASAVHAFCHAIPNRWHQMSVVLSAASCLRWVCKLASTDEPTLLAEVAALAPDALDDAPLFLPYLSGERTPHNDPFAQGVFFGLTHATDRALLGYAVLEGVTLALTDGLDALRSAGTEVSALSMLGGGARSAYWSQLVADAFLTPTRQHGGGETGAALGAARLGWLAAGGSPADVLTKAPVVAEYTPDAERHAALRERLERFRALYRHVRPLYEPSRERLA; via the coding sequence ATGTACCTCGGCATCGACCTCGGCACGTCCGAAGTGAAAGTCCTGCTGCTCGCGGCCGACGGCCGCGCGATCGGCACCGCCGGCTCGCCGTTCACCGTGTCGCGCCCGCATCCGCGCTGGGCCGAACAGGACCCGCAGGATTGGTGGGAAGGCACGCGCCGCGCGCTGCACGCGCTGCGCGAACGGCATCCGGACGCCTTCGCGCAGGTGCGCGGCATCGGCCTGTCCGGCCAGATGCACGGCGCGGTGCTGCTGGACGCGCGCGACAACGTGCTGCGCCCCGCGATCCTGTGGAACGACATGCGCGCGGTCGACGAATGCACGCAACTCACCGACCGCGCGCCGCAACTGCACCGGGTCGCCGGCAATCTCGCGATGCCCGGCTTCACCGCGCCGAAGCTGCTGTGGGTCGCGCGCCACGAGCCGCGGATTTTCCGCGACACCGCGTGCGTGCTGCTGCCGAAGGACTACCTGCGCCTGAAGCTGACCGGCGGCAAGGTATCCGACCCGTCGGATGCGGCCGGCACGCTGTGGCTCGATGTCGCGAAACGCGACTGGTCCGACGCGCTGCTCGACGCGTGCGGGATGACGCGCGCGCAGATGCCGTCGCTCGCGGAAGGCAGCGCGCCGTCCGGCACGCTGCTGCCCGAGGTCGCCCGCGAATTCGGCCTGCGCGAGAACGTGATCGTCGCGGCCGGCGGCGGCGACAACGCGACCAGCGCGATCGGCATCGGCGCGACGCAGCCCGGCGACGGCTTCGTGTCGCTCGGCACGTCCGGCGTGCTGTGCGTGGTCGGCGACCGCTTCCGGCCGAACCCGGCGTCGGCCGTGCATGCGTTCTGCCACGCGATTCCGAACCGCTGGCACCAGATGAGCGTCGTGCTGTCCGCCGCGAGTTGTTTGCGCTGGGTCTGCAAGCTCGCATCGACCGACGAGCCGACGCTGCTCGCCGAAGTCGCCGCGCTCGCGCCCGACGCGCTCGACGACGCGCCGCTGTTCCTGCCGTATCTGTCCGGCGAGCGCACGCCGCACAACGACCCGTTTGCGCAGGGCGTGTTCTTCGGCCTCACGCATGCGACCGACCGCGCGCTGCTCGGTTACGCGGTGCTCGAAGGCGTGACGCTCGCGCTGACCGACGGCCTCGACGCATTGCGCAGCGCCGGCACCGAGGTCAGTGCGCTGTCGATGCTCGGCGGCGGCGCGCGCAGCGCGTACTGGTCGCAACTGGTCGCGGACGCGTTCCTGACGCCGACGCGCCAGCACGGCGGCGGCGAAACCGGCGCGGCGCTCGGCGCGGCGCGGCTCGGCTGGCTCGCGGCGGGCGGCTCGCCGGCCGACGTGCTGACGAAAGCGCCGGTTGTCGCCGAATACACGCCGGACGCGGAGCGGCACGCGGCGCTGCGCGAGCGGCTCGAACGCTTCCGCGCGCTGTACCGGCACGTGCGGCCGCTGTACGAGCCGTCGCGCGAGCGGCTTGCGTAA
- the dalD gene encoding D-arabinitol 4-dehydrogenase — MNSERSGSHVILHIGAGSFHRAHQAWYLHRANLACADAGPHWSLTVGNIRADMNPVLDALAAQHGVYTLETVTPDGKRSYETIRSIDRVLPWSADLGRLVDAGADPACRIISFTVTEGGYYLDEHDRLDIANPDLAADLGGARTTIYGALAAILDARKTRGGGPVTLQTCDNLRSNGRRFRNGMREFLTLRGATPLLDWFDANTACPDSMVDRITPRPTPDVRERVKATTGVDDACPVMGEAFIQWVIEDHFCAGRPEWERAGAELVESVMPYEEAKIRILNATHSCIAWAGTLVGLSYIHEGTVDPDIRRFAHDYVTDDVIPCLTPSPLDLAQYRDVVLDRFSNPYIQDTNQRVAADGFSKIPGFIAPTLAQRIAAGATPAATAMLPALFFRFLERWNEGALPYTYQDGVMDADAVRRMFAAPDPLAVFCADKLLWGGLAGSAALGGALRDALARVDAWLAARHARA; from the coding sequence ATGAACAGCGAACGCAGCGGCTCGCACGTGATCCTTCACATCGGCGCCGGGTCGTTTCACCGCGCGCATCAGGCGTGGTATCTGCATCGCGCGAACCTCGCGTGCGCCGACGCCGGCCCGCACTGGTCGCTGACCGTCGGCAACATCCGCGCCGACATGAACCCCGTGCTCGACGCGCTCGCCGCGCAACACGGCGTCTATACGCTCGAAACCGTGACGCCGGACGGCAAGCGCAGCTACGAGACGATCCGCTCGATCGACCGCGTGCTGCCGTGGTCCGCCGATCTCGGCCGGCTCGTCGACGCCGGCGCGGACCCGGCGTGCCGGATCATTTCGTTCACCGTGACCGAGGGCGGTTATTACCTCGACGAACACGACCGGCTCGACATCGCGAACCCCGACCTCGCCGCCGATCTGGGCGGCGCGCGCACGACGATCTACGGCGCGCTCGCGGCGATCCTCGACGCGCGCAAGACGCGCGGCGGCGGCCCGGTCACGCTGCAGACCTGCGACAACCTGCGCAGCAACGGCAGGCGCTTTCGCAACGGGATGCGCGAGTTCCTGACGCTGCGCGGCGCGACGCCGCTGCTCGACTGGTTCGACGCGAACACCGCATGCCCCGACTCGATGGTCGACCGGATCACGCCGCGCCCGACGCCGGACGTCCGCGAGCGCGTGAAGGCCACGACCGGCGTCGACGACGCGTGCCCGGTGATGGGCGAGGCGTTCATCCAGTGGGTGATCGAGGATCACTTCTGCGCGGGGCGGCCCGAGTGGGAGCGCGCGGGCGCGGAACTCGTCGAGTCGGTGATGCCGTACGAGGAAGCGAAGATCCGCATCCTGAACGCGACGCATAGCTGCATCGCGTGGGCCGGCACGCTGGTCGGCCTGTCGTACATCCACGAAGGCACGGTGGACCCCGACATCCGCCGCTTCGCGCACGACTACGTGACCGACGACGTGATCCCGTGCCTGACGCCGAGCCCGCTCGATCTCGCGCAGTATCGCGACGTTGTGCTCGACCGCTTCAGCAACCCGTACATCCAGGACACCAACCAGCGTGTCGCGGCGGACGGTTTCTCGAAGATCCCCGGCTTCATCGCGCCGACGCTCGCGCAGCGGATCGCCGCCGGCGCGACGCCGGCCGCCACCGCGATGCTGCCCGCGCTGTTCTTCCGCTTCCTCGAACGCTGGAACGAAGGCGCTCTGCCTTACACGTACCAGGACGGCGTGATGGACGCGGACGCGGTGCGCCGGATGTTCGCGGCCCCCGACCCGCTCGCGGTGTTCTGCGCGGACAAGCTGCTGTGGGGCGGCCTCGCGGGCAGCGCCGCGCTCGGCGGCGCGCTGCGCGATGCGCTCGCGCGCGTCGACGCATGGCTCGCGGCGCGCCACGCCCGCGCATGA
- the miaA gene encoding tRNA (adenosine(37)-N6)-dimethylallyltransferase MiaA — protein MNPPPASHDALAVACLLGPTASGKTAAALAFAGQLRAQGREVEIVSVDSALVYRGMDIGTAKPSAAERAAVVHHLIDIVDPADAYSAADFRADALRATGEIAQRGNVPLLVGGTMLYYRALTHGLNDLPSADPAVRAALDADAARDGWPALHARLAAVDPATAARLAPNDSQRIQRALEVFVLSGQPMSALLAAPVARDDDAARYRFVPVALEPSDRGVLHARIARRFDAMLAAGFLDEVKALRARGDLNPGLPSMRCVGYRQAWEYLDGATDYDTMRDKGIFATRQLCKRQLTWLRSMPERIVVDCCADDATEQAVAALTRVIEP, from the coding sequence ATGAACCCGCCACCCGCTTCGCACGACGCGCTCGCCGTCGCGTGTCTGCTCGGCCCCACCGCGTCCGGCAAGACCGCGGCCGCCCTCGCGTTCGCGGGCCAACTGCGCGCGCAAGGCCGCGAGGTCGAGATCGTCAGCGTCGATTCGGCGCTCGTCTATCGCGGGATGGACATCGGCACCGCGAAGCCGTCGGCGGCCGAGCGCGCGGCGGTCGTCCATCACCTGATCGACATCGTCGATCCCGCCGACGCGTATTCCGCCGCCGACTTCCGCGCGGACGCGCTGCGCGCGACCGGCGAGATCGCGCAACGCGGGAACGTGCCGCTGCTGGTCGGCGGCACGATGCTGTACTACCGTGCGCTCACGCACGGACTCAACGACCTGCCGTCCGCCGATCCGGCCGTGCGCGCGGCGCTCGACGCGGACGCCGCGCGCGACGGCTGGCCCGCGCTGCACGCGCGGCTCGCGGCGGTCGATCCGGCGACGGCCGCGCGGCTCGCGCCGAACGACTCGCAGCGAATCCAGCGCGCGCTCGAAGTGTTCGTGCTGAGCGGACAGCCAATGTCGGCGCTGCTCGCCGCGCCCGTCGCACGCGACGACGACGCGGCGCGCTACCGCTTCGTGCCGGTCGCGCTGGAGCCGTCCGATCGCGGCGTGCTGCACGCGCGCATCGCGCGGCGCTTCGATGCGATGCTGGCCGCGGGTTTCCTCGACGAAGTGAAGGCGCTGCGCGCGCGCGGCGATCTGAACCCCGGGCTGCCGTCGATGCGCTGCGTCGGCTACCGGCAGGCGTGGGAATACCTCGACGGCGCGACCGACTACGACACGATGCGCGACAAGGGCATCTTCGCGACGCGTCAGTTGTGCAAGCGGCAGTTGACGTGGCTGCGGTCGATGCCGGAGCGGATCGTCGTCGACTGCTGCGCGGACGATGCGACGGAGCAGGCGGTGGCGGCGCTCACGCGGGTGATCGAACCGTAA
- the mutL gene encoding DNA mismatch repair endonuclease MutL, whose protein sequence is MSSYTDPAAPGAALPDAVPAPSDANAADAGRPAAPQRFAQPARAIQPLPDQLISQIAAGEVVERPASVVKELLENALDAGATTLRILLDEGGVKRISIADDGCGIPERELPLALMRHATSKIRSLAELESVATLGFRGEALASIASVAEMSITSRTADAPHAVKIDAQTGVLAPAAGTQGTTIEVRELYFNTPARRKFLKSEQTELGHCLEMIRRAALARPDVAISVLHNGRAVEHWNATEPAARVAKILGETFATAHLPLDESAGPLAVYGCAGLPTASRGRADQQYFFVNGRFVRDKLLTHAVRAAYEDVLHGDRYPSYVLFLDLPPESVDVNVHPSKIEVRFRDSRSIHQFVFHAVQRALARHAGASPETTSGGHAAHLEARPADGAGGLAGGAGGTAGFSAGGFGSGGSSGFGSSGGFGSGSSGGFGSAARSSGFSGGAGSSGSGGAGNTWLRQSRMTQGTLPVAQPLALYDALFGRKDVGAGASDGATAAQADGAASAPFVPPPSAHDFNAADDHPLGFALGQIHGIYVLAQNARGLVIVDMHAAHERILYEQFKHALAERSLAVQPLLIPLPMTADPVEVGVVDEEKATLDALGFDLAALSPTSIAIRAVPALLKDADLPALARAVLADLHAYGGSRVLTERQHEMLGTLACHHAVRANRRLTLDEMNALLRQMEATERADQCNHGRPTWYQLTLADLDRLFMRGQ, encoded by the coding sequence ATGTCCTCGTACACCGATCCTGCCGCTCCCGGCGCCGCTTTGCCCGACGCCGTCCCTGCTCCATCGGACGCAAACGCAGCGGACGCAGGCCGCCCGGCCGCGCCGCAGCGTTTCGCGCAGCCCGCGCGCGCGATCCAGCCGCTGCCCGATCAACTGATCAGCCAGATCGCCGCCGGCGAGGTGGTCGAGCGCCCCGCGTCGGTCGTGAAAGAACTGCTCGAAAATGCGCTCGATGCCGGCGCGACGACACTGCGCATCCTGCTCGACGAAGGCGGCGTGAAGCGCATCTCGATCGCCGACGACGGCTGCGGGATTCCCGAACGCGAACTGCCGCTCGCGCTGATGCGGCACGCGACCAGCAAAATCCGCTCGCTCGCGGAACTCGAAAGCGTCGCGACGCTCGGGTTTCGCGGCGAGGCGCTCGCGTCGATCGCGTCGGTGGCCGAGATGTCCATCACGAGCCGCACCGCCGACGCGCCGCATGCCGTGAAGATCGACGCGCAGACCGGCGTGCTCGCGCCGGCGGCCGGCACCCAGGGCACGACGATCGAGGTGCGCGAGCTGTACTTCAACACGCCCGCGCGGCGCAAGTTCCTGAAGAGCGAGCAGACCGAACTCGGCCATTGCCTGGAGATGATCCGGCGCGCCGCGCTCGCGCGGCCCGACGTCGCGATCTCGGTGCTGCACAACGGCCGCGCGGTCGAGCACTGGAACGCGACCGAGCCGGCCGCGCGCGTCGCGAAGATTCTCGGCGAGACGTTCGCGACCGCGCACCTGCCGCTCGACGAATCCGCCGGGCCGCTCGCGGTGTACGGCTGCGCGGGGCTGCCGACCGCGAGCCGCGGCCGCGCGGACCAGCAGTATTTCTTCGTGAACGGCCGCTTCGTGCGCGACAAGCTGCTCACGCATGCGGTGCGCGCCGCGTACGAGGACGTGCTGCACGGCGACCGTTACCCGTCCTACGTGCTGTTCCTCGACCTGCCGCCCGAGTCGGTGGACGTGAACGTGCATCCGTCGAAGATCGAGGTGCGGTTCCGCGATTCGCGCTCGATCCACCAGTTCGTGTTCCATGCGGTGCAGCGCGCGCTTGCGCGGCACGCGGGCGCGTCGCCGGAGACAACGTCGGGCGGCCACGCCGCGCATCTCGAAGCGCGTCCGGCGGACGGCGCGGGTGGACTCGCGGGCGGTGCCGGCGGCACGGCGGGGTTCAGTGCGGGCGGATTCGGTTCAGGCGGTTCGAGCGGATTCGGTAGTTCAGGCGGCTTCGGTTCCGGCAGCTCGGGCGGCTTCGGTTCGGCTGCGCGCAGTAGCGGTTTCAGCGGCGGCGCAGGTTCCTCGGGAAGCGGCGGCGCCGGCAACACATGGCTGCGCCAGTCGCGGATGACCCAGGGCACGCTGCCGGTCGCCCAGCCGCTCGCGCTATACGACGCGTTGTTCGGCCGCAAGGACGTCGGCGCGGGCGCGTCGGATGGCGCGACGGCCGCGCAGGCCGACGGCGCCGCGTCGGCGCCGTTCGTCCCGCCGCCTTCCGCGCACGACTTCAACGCGGCCGACGATCATCCGCTCGGCTTCGCGCTCGGCCAGATCCACGGCATCTACGTGCTCGCGCAGAACGCGCGCGGCCTCGTGATCGTCGACATGCACGCCGCGCACGAACGGATCCTGTACGAGCAGTTCAAGCACGCGCTCGCCGAACGCTCGCTCGCGGTCCAGCCGCTGCTGATCCCGCTGCCGATGACGGCCGATCCGGTCGAGGTCGGCGTCGTCGACGAGGAGAAGGCGACGCTCGACGCGCTCGGCTTCGATCTCGCGGCGCTGTCGCCGACGTCGATCGCGATCCGCGCGGTGCCGGCGCTGCTGAAGGACGCGGACCTGCCCGCGCTCGCGCGCGCGGTGCTCGCGGACCTGCACGCGTACGGCGGCTCGCGCGTGCTGACCGAGCGCCAGCACGAGATGCTCGGCACGCTCGCGTGCCATCACGCGGTCCGCGCGAACCGCCGCCTGACGCTCGACGAGATGAACGCGCTGCTGCGCCAGATGGAAGCGACCGAGCGCGCGGACCAGTGCAACCACGGGCGGCCGACGTGGTATCAACTGACGCTCGCGGACCTCGACCGCCTGTTCATGCGCGGTCAATGA